The nucleotide sequence TTCCGGATTATTCTCCGAAAAATCGGAAGAAGGAAAGATCAGAGCGGAACTGGATCTATCCTTTCACTTAGAGGGAGAAGAATCCAAAAAGTTTTTTCTCTCCGGAGGAAAAACGGACCAAGGACGAGCAAGATATCTCTCCAATATATTCCAATCCAAACTGAGGGCAGGGATAGAGGACGAGAAAAATATCAATTTAAACAAAGATTCTATTTCCGCCTTCTTAAGAAACGATATCCTGAGAATTCTTTCGAATGAAGTGCCTTGGTTGAAGATAGAATCGGTGCGTATTATCAGTCTGGACATTCCGGATCCGATACTCATCGCAAACATATTCCGTAATCCTAACTATATTTTGGCTAAAAAGTTAGAAAAAATAGAAGCCTTAAAAAAGGCGGAAATCTACACAATACAAGAGGAAGCAAAACTTGCAGTTTCCAAAAAAAAATGGGAACAATATAAGGATTTTCTAAAGAAGAATCCCGATATGAAAGAGTTCCTACTTTACGATAATATCGGGGAGAATGTGGATGTTCTACTTCTTCCTTCCGATACCGTTTTTGGAGATCCGAAATCTTTGAGTAAGAAAAAGTCCGCCCCGAAACCTAAAGAGGTGGAATAAATGATACAAGACAAACCCGTAGTACTCATTATGGCGGGAGGAAAGGGGGAAAGATTCTGGCCTAGATCCAGGGTTTCCACTCCTAAACAACTCCAAAAAGTATATTCTAAAAATACTCTCTTAAAAGAGACTTTAAATAGAGCTTATACGATCACAAGTCCGGATCGGGTATTTATCGGAACAAACGCCACTTTAAAAAAAGCGATCCTTTCCCAGGAAAGAAGTTTCCCGGAGAATAATTTTATCATAGAGCCCGAAGGAAAAAACACAGCGCCTATCATCGCTCTTGCTTCTTTATATTTTCAAGAGAAGTTCGGAGATCCGGTTCAGGTGGTACTTTCCGCAGATGCTTGGGTGAATTCCGAAAAAGAATTTGCCAAGAGTATCCAAAAGGCATTAAAAGAAGCTGATGAACATCTTGTTTTATTAGGGATCAAACCGAATCGTCCGGAAGTAGGTTACGGTTATATCTCCGCCGGAAAGCCGACCAAACATGGGTTCGAAGTAAAATCATTCTTCGAAAAGCCGGATGTAAAAACCGCGATCAAGTATATTAAAAAACCGAACTTCTATTGGAACCCCGGGATCTTTCTTTGGAAGACAAGTCTGATCTTGGATGAGTTCGAAAAACATTCTCCTAAAATATTAAAACCTCTTAAGGATAGATTTCCTTTTAAAAAGATGGGTGATCTGGGAGAAGCATTCAAACTTCTTCCTTCCGAACCTGTGGATATTGCCATCATGGAAAAAAGCGCTCGTATCAGAATGGTAGAGGCGAGTTTTTCTTGGGACGATGTTGGCTCTTGGCTTTCTTTAGAAAGAGTATTGCCTGGAGACAACCAAGGCAATCGTCATATCGGGAAAGAAATACTATTTTATAAATCCGGAAACAACGTCACTCAAACTAGAAAAGAATTCACAGCACTACTCGGAGTGCAGGATATCGTTGTGGTGGAAGAGGAAGACGTTCTCTTTATCGCTTCTAAAGAAGGAATAGGTGATATCAAGAATATGGTAGCCGAGATCCGTAAAAATAAAGGTTTACAAAAGTATACCGAATAATTTCCTGGCAGGTTAGGAACAGAATCAGGAGAACCGAATGCCTTCCGGTAAAAAAAGAAAGCGAAGAAAGATCGCGACTCATAAGAGGAAGAAAAAAAGAAGACAGAATCGTCATAAGAAGAAAGGCAAATAAGATATATTTTTGATATCTAAAAGACCGGGAAATCGAATCGAAGACCCGGTCTTTTTCGCCTCCCTCCTAATTCGGGAACTCTCCCGACTCGGAATTAGCAACTATCAAAGCCTAAAGCAAAATTCGAAATTGGCCGATCTTGTTGCTGTATGGCCTCCTTCCAGGACTATTCTCTTTTAAGACGTTGGTGGAAACCTGAGTTTCCTCCAGCCAAAGGATATACTAAATCCTACCAAGCTAAAACTCCGGATGGAGATATTCTCCAAGCCGACTTTCATTTTCATGATCGTAAGATCAGGCTCACTTTGGAGGTCTCCGGTGAGAATGGACGTATTTACGTTTCCACCATTCGAGATGGGTCGATTTTAAAAGAAACCGACCTGACCACCGGTAGATCTTATCCGCTTTATTCCAGGTTTGCACCTTTTAGAGACTTATTATCTTCTCTTCCGGACAAGGATGCTTTACAGATATTAGGCGGGGCATACGGAGTTTCTCCGGAGCCGTTGGGGGGACCGGAGAGAAGGAGCCCTAAACCTTGGGAAATTTCTACCAAGTATGATCATATTTTCGGGATCGATCGAAATCCAAGGTCGTGGAAAAGATTTTTCCAAAGAGAGAAAAAAGAGCCCTTATGGACCAGGATCAAAAGAAGGATCTGGGGAGATCTCCAGGACTATTCCTTAGGGCTTGCATCCGCTCTGGGGATCTGGTATGCATACATGGATTTTTATTTGCTCGGATTTTCGCTCGCCGTTTTCGGTTTGCTTTTTGGCGGATTGGACTGGATACTGAGGAAACGCGATCCGCTTTTCTCGAAAGTTGCAATCTTTCTGGGTTCCGGATCGTATTTTTATTATTACGGATTCACCCGTTTCTAAGGAGGGGGAATGTCCGCCGAAATCGAACACCAGTACATTTTATTTAGCTTGGGAGAGGAAGAATACGCTCTTCCGATCGTTCTTGTGGATGAGATCATCAAGATCCATAACCTGGTCAAGGTCCCAAGATCCAAAAACTACTTTGCAGGTATCATGGATATCAGAGGTAAGGTAGTCAAGATGGTGGATTTGGGTGTGAAACTCAATATTCCTCATACTCACGAGCATGGTTACGATCGTGCAATCGTAGTAAAGATCGGCGGAGAATCCGTCGGTATCATAGTGGACAAAGTGGCTAACGTAGCTCTTTTTCCTCCGGAAACAATCAATCCTCCTCCTCCTTCTATCAAGGGAATTTCCTCCCGTTATATCACGGGTGTCGGTAAAAAGGACGATAGGTTCATCATCCTGATCGATATCGAAAAAATCCTAGGATCTGAAGAATTAGCGGAGTTGGGTGCCGGGGCGAAATGAAACAAACCCGCCTCGGACTGGGCGTGGTACTTCTGACCTTATTTTGGTCGGTAGGAGGCGTCCAAACGCAAGCGGATGAGCAGGACCAAAGATTAGATCCTGCAGGTATTTATACACTTCCTCATGAGATAATTCCTCCTGCGAGCCTTCGCACATTAAAGGAGAACTTACTCAATTCTTCCGAAACGGCTTCCGATCCGATCACATCTATTCGCCAGGTTTTAGATCCGTACTACGCTCAATTCGTGGATCCAAAAAGAACGGAAGAAGAAAGAAGGCTCGGCCGAATTTTTACCGAAAAAACGGATCGTAATAGTTTACGTTTATTGATCTTAAAAATGTTAGGAAAGATCACGGGGGGCCAACAACTTCGTGATTCTCCGATTCTATTCGAACTACATTGGTTGCTGAGCCAAGAATATTCCAAGAAAAAACAAAACTTCAAGGCATTGGAAGAAGCGTTAGCTGCACTTAGATACAGGGATTTTTCCCATACCGAAGAGGCATTTTCCAAGGAAGAAAGGCTCCGTGAATTGTACGATACGAACGAAGTAGAAAGAGCGAAAGAACATGCGAATGCAAAAAAAGAATTAGAAAAAGCGAATTTAGACCTTGAAAAAGCGAAGGATAGGATCCATCTTTTGGAAGCTGCTTCCGTAAGGGAGAAGGACCTGATCTTCGAATCCAATCCGCCTGCGAATGCCCGCAAAGTCACAGCAAACGATATCACTCTTGCAAAACAAGATCTAAAGAATGCGGACGAGGCACTCAAAAAAGCGGCAAACGCCTATAAGGATTCTTTCGAAAACAATTATTATCCGTTTTTTAAAAGAAAATCCAGAGAAGACGCAGAGACGGTTTTTACCTTAGCGAAGTTCGTAAAAGAATCGGAGAATGAGAATAAGGAAAGACTAAAAGTAGTCAATAAAACCTCTGTGAGCGGGCAGGGGATATTCGTTCTATTCGATTATAAAAGAAATACGGACTTCTTTGCATACGCCGCATTACTCGAGTTGGCATTTCGTTTAGATCCCGAATATTCACCGGTAGTTCTGGCCTTGGCGGAAGAGTTAAAGGCGTCCGGTAAAAAATCCAAGTCATTGGATTTTTTCTTAAAATATTTGGCTCTAGCCTTAAAAGAAAATAAAACTCCCTCGGAGATGGCTTACGTATATCGTGCGATAGCTTCTCTTCATACCGAACTCAAACAATATGTATTGGCTGCGGAGTTTTACGAAAAATATTATCAATCGGAACCTGATCCTAAGAAAAAAGGGATCTATGCATTCGAGCTTGGAAATTTTTTCGAAAGCAAACTGGGCAATTTAGAATCCGGAAAAAAATATTACGAGGATTGGCTGCAAATTCGAGAGCAGGAAAAGGCGACCGCTTCCGATCTATCATTTATCGATTCGCAAGAAAGGATCAGGATGGAGGTCCTTGCGTATTTAGGGATTTCTAAATTATATAGATACGAGAAAAAACCCCCTAAAGAAAAAGAGGAATTGATCAGATCCGTCCAGGCATACGATCGTCTCCGGGAAAATTTAAGATTAGAAGAAGAAAAATATTCCCTAGGGAAAAAGGAATTACTCCAGATCAAAAAAGGTCTCTTGGAAAGAACAAACGACCAGGACATGGCACAGTACCGGCTGAAAAGTTTGGAGATGGAAGAGTCCAAGGAAAAAATGGATATTATCCGAACCAAGTTGGATGCGTCTCCCGGACCGAGAGCGATGCAAAGATTATCCGTATTGTATGAATTCGAAAAAAATTACGGGGAATCCAAAAGAATGAACGAAGAGATCCTGAAAGTAGGGAATCAAACGGAGATCAATTTGGCTCTGAAAAATATAGAACGGATCAATAAAATTTTAGAGGATGGAATGCAAAGAGATCCGTATTAGGATCGGTTTGCTGGAGTTGCAACAACCGGTTTAAGTCGCGATGTAGGAACTCCAACGTGCGATGGCATTTATTGGTTTAAAGATTTTTTCGCTTTAGTGTATTTTTCCACATCGTCTATACCGGATTCTTTTTCTTCTTCCCTTTCTTCCGGTTCTATTACTCTGAATTCTACTTGATCGATCACTTCTCCCTCATAGGAGACTTTGATCAGATATTTACCTGCGATCAATTCTTGAAAACTGCCCGTGATGCTAGAACTGGAAAGTTCGGGCCTTTTGCGTCGTACTTCTATCTCGTTAAATCCCACCTGAAACCTACTCAGACTCACGTAGATCTCCGCTTCCGGGTTAGGCGTTCTGGAAAATTTGTAAAGATATACCAATGTTTTGTTCGTGGGAAAGATCAACTTTTCTCTCGTAAGGGTAAATTCCTGGACGGATGTAAATTTTTTCTCCAATAAACTTTGTTTTGTCTCATCAACCAAAGCCCAGCCGAATTCTCCGCTCATTCCCAAGCAGGAAAAAAAGAAGAAAGAATATAAAAAAATTATAAAATAGGAAAACCGTATATTCATTCCTGGAATCATTCTCCCTTTTCTACTACTCTTCCCTTATCGGAAATGTCTTTTTCTCTGGGAGAATATTCCCGGTCCGGAAACACAACTCTGAAACCGGAACCTTCATTCCTTTGTGGAAACATGAGTCTTTGTAAAAAACGATACGTTAAATATGCGAATAATATAATTAAAAGGAGTTTCATCTCTGTCTTTAGGTCCGATTTTAGCTCGACCTTTTAAGTCTATACTTACCGGAAAAGTGATTCCGGCAACCCGATTTCCAAAAAACAGAGTTGCGGGTTTGGGTAATGATATTACTTTTTAGGAAATAACGGGAATACCCGAATGTGAGCCACTTGCCCCCTGGATATAGTCCAGGCGGGGCATTTTTCTATACGATTCGAGAAGGTTCGGTAATCGAGAGAATCCCGGTCAGAAGGAAGAAACTGGATCAGATAAATCCGGACTCGCTATATATATAATTTTTTAAGTTTTTATTCTCTTCTTCCGTTTTCGCAATTTTGGCTTTAACAGCGTCCCCAATGGAGACAATTCCCACCAATCTGTTTCCATCCAAAATTGGCATGTGCCGGATCCTTTTTTTTAGCATAATGGAAAGTACTTCATCCACTTGATCGTTCGGCTGCATTGTAGTCAATGTGGTGGACATTAGATCCGCCACTGTCTTCTCGAATACCGCTTCCCGATCTGTCGAGGCGAAATGAAGTAAATCCCTTTCTGTAAATATACCGGCGAGTTTCCCTTCTTTTAGCACGATCACGGAACCTATATCATACTTGGTCATAAATCGGATCGCTTCCCAAACGGTGGTACTGGGCTCCACCGAGAGGATCTTTCGGTCCTTTTTCTCCAAGATATCTTTTACCAGCATGGCTACCTCTAGGCCCAAAGTGTAGTTTTGAGGGAGCTTCGATTCAAGGACTTTTTTTGGAAAAAAGAGGTCGGAACTATGACAAGCTTTTGGTTCTTTTAGTCGAATGAGCGGAAAAATGAGGACTAAAATTCGAAAAAGACAATAAAATAGGACTGTTTTTAAATCCGGAAAATTCGGCGATTTATTCCCGGATTTATTGATGATAAAATGGATCTAAACGAAAGTTTTGAAAATTCTGCGGAAACAATCATATTCCTAA is from Leptospira sp. WS58.C1 and encodes:
- a CDS encoding mannose-1-phosphate guanylyltransferase encodes the protein MIQDKPVVLIMAGGKGERFWPRSRVSTPKQLQKVYSKNTLLKETLNRAYTITSPDRVFIGTNATLKKAILSQERSFPENNFIIEPEGKNTAPIIALASLYFQEKFGDPVQVVLSADAWVNSEKEFAKSIQKALKEADEHLVLLGIKPNRPEVGYGYISAGKPTKHGFEVKSFFEKPDVKTAIKYIKKPNFYWNPGIFLWKTSLILDEFEKHSPKILKPLKDRFPFKKMGDLGEAFKLLPSEPVDIAIMEKSARIRMVEASFSWDDVGSWLSLERVLPGDNQGNRHIGKEILFYKSGNNVTQTRKEFTALLGVQDIVVVEEEDVLFIASKEGIGDIKNMVAEIRKNKGLQKYTE
- a CDS encoding chemotaxis protein CheW, which codes for MSAEIEHQYILFSLGEEEYALPIVLVDEIIKIHNLVKVPRSKNYFAGIMDIRGKVVKMVDLGVKLNIPHTHEHGYDRAIVVKIGGESVGIIVDKVANVALFPPETINPPPPSIKGISSRYITGVGKKDDRFIILIDIEKILGSEELAELGAGAK
- a CDS encoding LIC_12238 family plasminogen-binding lipoprotein, encoding MIPGMNIRFSYFIIFLYSFFFFSCLGMSGEFGWALVDETKQSLLEKKFTSVQEFTLTREKLIFPTNKTLVYLYKFSRTPNPEAEIYVSLSRFQVGFNEIEVRRKRPELSSSSITGSFQELIAGKYLIKVSYEGEVIDQVEFRVIEPEEREEEKESGIDDVEKYTKAKKSLNQ
- a CDS encoding CBS domain-containing protein → MLVKDILEKKDRKILSVEPSTTVWEAIRFMTKYDIGSVIVLKEGKLAGIFTERDLLHFASTDREAVFEKTVADLMSTTLTTMQPNDQVDEVLSIMLKKRIRHMPILDGNRLVGIVSIGDAVKAKIAKTEEENKNLKNYIYSESGFI